From the Micromonospora echinofusca genome, the window GTCGTCTTGCCCGCCCCGTTGGGGCCGAGCAGCGCGACCACCTCGCCGGCGGCGACGCGCAGCGGCACGTCGAGGCGGAAGGCGTCCCGCTGCACCACGAGGTGCGCGTCCAGCAGGGGCGTGCTCACGGGCTGGTGATCCAGCGGTCGCGCAGCCCGGCGAGGATGACCACCGAGACGGTGAGCAGGACGAGGCTGAGCACCACGGCGGCCTGCACGTCCGTCTCCAACGCCAGGTAGACGGCCAGCGGCATGGTCTGCGTACGCCCCGGATAGTTGCCGGCGAAGGTGATGGTGGCGCCGAACTCGCCCAGCGCCCGGGCCCAGCACAGCACCGCGCCGGCCGCCAGGCCGGGGGCCACCAGGGGCAGGGTGACGTGCGTGAACGTCGTCCAGCGGCCGGCGCCGAGGGTGGCGGCCGCCTCCTCGTACCGGCCGTCGGTGCCGCGCAGCGCGCCCTCCACGGCGATCACGAGGAACGGCATCGCCACGAACGCCTCCGCCAGCACCACGCCGGCGGTGGTGAACGGCAGGCTGATCCCGAAGGTCGCGTCCAGCCAGCCGCCGAGCAGGCCCCGCCGCCCGAAGACGAGCAGCAGCGCCACCCCGCCGACGACGGGCGGCAGCACGAGCGGCACGGTCACGAGGGCGCGTACCATGCGTCGGCCGGGGAACTCCACGCGGGCCAGCAGCCAGGCCAGCGGCACTCCGAGCAGCAGGCAGAGCAGCGTGGCCAGGGTGGCGGTCAACAGGGACAGCCGCAGCGCGG encodes:
- a CDS encoding ABC transporter permease, whose protein sequence is MTRTHGGRVRRRGAGVPVALLLPAALGLVFLVLPLVGLLARTPWADLPQRLAAPGVLTALRLSLLTATLATLLCLLLGVPLAWLLARVEFPGRRMVRALVTVPLVLPPVVGGVALLLVFGRRGLLGGWLDATFGISLPFTTAGVVLAEAFVAMPFLVIAVEGALRGTDGRYEEAAATLGAGRWTTFTHVTLPLVAPGLAAGAVLCWARALGEFGATITFAGNYPGRTQTMPLAVYLALETDVQAAVVLSLVLLTVSVVILAGLRDRWITSP